A portion of the Candidatus Angelobacter sp. genome contains these proteins:
- a CDS encoding ABC transporter ATP-binding protein encodes MIELTHLVKRFGDLVALNDVSLSIPRGEFFAVLGPNAAGKTTMIRILSGLIKPTSGSARVAGFDVQTQPLEARRRLAYVPDFPFLYDKLTPWEFFRFTGQLFQMEEARIESASRELAARFNLEPYLGKQIEGLSHGTRQRVAIASALLHDPEVFVLDEPMVGLDPHHTRVLKDLLKEKSLQGMTIFISTHQLGVAEEMADRIGIIHRGRLIAVGTRDELRRQSGQDGAFEQSFLSLTGQEADPVSGNPAAAV; translated from the coding sequence ATGATCGAGTTGACCCACCTCGTGAAACGGTTCGGCGACCTCGTGGCGTTGAACGACGTCAGCTTGTCCATCCCGCGGGGCGAATTTTTTGCCGTGCTCGGCCCGAACGCCGCCGGCAAGACGACCATGATCCGCATTCTTTCCGGGCTGATCAAGCCGACCTCCGGCTCCGCGCGCGTCGCGGGCTTCGATGTGCAGACGCAACCCCTTGAGGCGCGCCGGCGCCTGGCTTACGTGCCCGATTTTCCGTTCCTCTACGACAAGCTGACCCCGTGGGAGTTTTTCCGCTTTACCGGCCAGCTGTTCCAGATGGAGGAGGCGCGCATCGAATCCGCCTCACGCGAATTGGCCGCGCGGTTCAACCTCGAACCCTATCTCGGAAAACAAATCGAGGGATTGTCGCACGGCACGCGCCAGCGCGTCGCCATCGCCTCCGCACTGCTGCACGACCCGGAAGTGTTCGTGCTCGACGAGCCCATGGTCGGGCTCGACCCGCACCACACGCGCGTGCTCAAGGATCTGCTCAAGGAAAAATCACTTCAGGGCATGACCATCTTCATCTCAACCCATCAGTTGGGAGTCGCGGAGGAAATGGCCGACCGCATCGGCATCATCCACCGGGGACGGTTGATCGCGGTGGGCACGCGCGACGAACTCCGCCGGCAGAGCGGGCAGGACGGCGCGTTCGAACAGAGTTTTCTATCCCTCACGGGACAGGAAGCGGATCCGGTCAGCGGCAACCCCGCCGCCGCGGTTTGA